A genomic stretch from Arenicella xantha includes:
- a CDS encoding Na/Pi cotransporter family protein yields the protein MSFIAFISGLAIFLYAMGQLESGIQQASGEGFKKWIVNRTKTPLSSASAGIFITAVLQSSSMVSLLTLAFVSAGAMSLYSGIGVVLGANLGTTITGWIVTLVGFKMDLNSLVLPLLGIGALTNLDFLKNTRIRGTGTALFGFGLLIFGLSVMKESVAGLTELVDLNEAAELAGWVYLLIGLVLAAVMQSSSAVMMMTLALLSSQAIGLVDAAALMIGADLGTTSTTILGSLGQSIVKKQLALAHVLFNVVVDISAFFLLLPLLPAWLSLVGVVDEMFGLVMFHSILNLLGLLIFLPLLAQYTRWIQRLLPVEADSRATLFEVPVEVPEAAVASLQASVMLLARDAISLNTTRVGVRVSENGLQSDEVVHRAIADQYQAIKEFESQIIHFAQRLRLSNIAQADDNAVGQLLEATRAIVYACKTLKDIQLDFNVIRGSKEGSGGHNLADAHQTFLKQFYQIYDHALDQLEMRQTGALQGRLQHGDEASNNLSSMLSTVDAELSELNVRHHQACSDLIINANRGQTAVTATISTWFNLNHEVHHHAKYMVNALTRLQRVAASR from the coding sequence ATGAGCTTTATTGCGTTTATCTCAGGCTTAGCGATTTTTCTGTACGCGATGGGGCAGCTTGAATCGGGCATTCAGCAAGCCAGTGGTGAGGGATTCAAAAAATGGATTGTTAATCGCACAAAAACGCCGCTAAGTAGCGCCTCTGCGGGAATTTTTATTACCGCAGTGCTGCAAAGTAGTTCGATGGTGTCGCTGCTAACCTTGGCGTTTGTGAGCGCCGGCGCCATGTCTCTTTACAGTGGAATAGGGGTTGTGTTGGGGGCCAACCTAGGCACTACGATTACTGGATGGATTGTAACCTTAGTCGGTTTTAAGATGGATCTGAACAGCCTGGTGTTGCCGCTTTTGGGTATCGGTGCACTAACCAACTTGGATTTCCTTAAAAATACCCGCATACGCGGAACGGGCACCGCACTATTTGGATTCGGCTTGTTGATATTTGGCCTGTCGGTAATGAAAGAAAGTGTCGCTGGTTTAACTGAATTAGTTGATTTAAACGAGGCCGCTGAACTAGCCGGCTGGGTTTATCTACTTATTGGTCTCGTGTTAGCCGCGGTGATGCAATCGAGTTCAGCGGTGATGATGATGACACTCGCTCTACTGAGTTCTCAAGCAATCGGCTTAGTCGATGCTGCGGCACTCATGATTGGGGCGGATCTTGGCACCACCAGTACTACGATTCTGGGCAGCCTCGGACAATCGATCGTTAAGAAACAGCTTGCGCTGGCTCATGTATTGTTCAATGTCGTGGTGGATATTTCGGCCTTCTTTCTGTTGTTGCCATTGTTGCCTGCTTGGCTGAGTCTGGTTGGTGTTGTCGACGAGATGTTTGGTTTAGTGATGTTTCACAGCATATTGAATTTGCTAGGTTTGCTGATCTTTCTGCCGTTGCTCGCGCAATACACACGCTGGATTCAACGTCTGCTCCCAGTTGAAGCGGATAGCCGAGCCACACTATTTGAAGTGCCGGTAGAAGTTCCTGAAGCTGCGGTAGCTAGTTTGCAAGCTTCGGTGATGTTGTTGGCGCGTGACGCAATATCTCTAAATACAACTCGGGTTGGTGTTCGGGTCTCAGAAAATGGTTTGCAGAGCGATGAAGTGGTACACCGTGCAATCGCTGATCAGTATCAAGCAATTAAAGAGTTTGAGAGTCAGATTATTCACTTTGCTCAGCGTCTTAGACTCTCGAACATCGCACAAGCTGATGACAACGCGGTTGGCCAGCTACTCGAAGCAACCCGTGCGATTGTGTATGCCTGTAAAACCCTGAAGGACATTCAGCTCGACTTTAATGTGATTAGAGGTTCAAAGGAGGGCAGTGGTGGCCACAACCTAGCAGACGCGCATCAAACTTTTTTAAAGCAGTTTTACCAAATTTACGATCATGCTCTTGACCAACTGGAGATGAGGCAAACCGGTGCGCTTCAAGGGCGCTTGCAGCACGGCGATGAGGCGAGTAACAACTTAAGCTCTATGCTTTCAACGGTAGATGCCGAACTGAGCGAATTGAATGTTAGGCATCACCAAGCTTGTTCGGATCTAATTATCAACGCTAATCGGGGGCAAACCGCGGTTACGGCTACGATCTCAACGTGGTTCAATCTAAACCATGAAGTACACCATCATGCCAAATACATGGTCAATGCACTAACACGGCTTCAGCGCGTGGCGGCATCACGATAG